CACATCTCTAATAATTACAGGGATGAATGGGATAAAATCCGGAAAGCCGGTTGTCGGGATCCGCGAACCGGCGAACGTAGGGGCGCAGCATGCTGCGCCCTTACCGGTCAAATCATCGAATATAATAGTAGGGGCGCATGGCATGCGCCCTGTTTCGCATACGTACCCCGCACCAATCGGGCGCAGCATGCTGCGCCCCTACCGTGGTCCGGGGGAACGTAGACAGGCCCTTCGGCTCCGCTCAGGGCACGGAAAAACTTTAATTATTACAGGGATGAAGGGGATGCAAGGGATAAAATCCGGAAAGACTTATCCCCTTCATCCCCTTTATCCCTGTTGAAATGCCTTTGCTTCGTGTCCCCCCCTCCCGACCTCCCCCCGCTGGGGGGAGGGGAAAGCCGACAACCGATCCATTTACATATCCCGCAGCAATCTGGCGCAGCATGCTGCGCCCCTACCGGTTAATCCGTTTCTTCCCCCATCCGATCCCAGATCAGGCGCGGATCGAAGGCCATGGCGGCGAACATGGTCAGGACCACTACCAGGGCGAAATGGGGGGCGGCGGGGCCGGCTTCGATGTTGGCCAGCGCTCCGAGTTTGACCAGGGCGACGAGGATCGTCACCACGTAGATGTCGACCATCGACCAGCGGCCGATGATTTCGGTCATGCGGTAGAGGCGGGTGCGTTCCGCGGGCCGCCAATGGCTGCGCCGTTGCACCGAAATCAGCAGGTAGGCGAGCACCAGCAGCTTGAGCAGGGGGACGAAGACGCTGGCGATGAAAATGATCAGGGCGATGGGCCAACTGCCCGAGGCGAAGAAATAGAGTACCCCGCTCATGATGGTGTCACTCTGCACCTTGCCGAGAAATCCGGTATGGGTCATCGGCAGCAGATTGGCGGGAAAGTAGAAGATTACCGCCGCCAATACCAGCGCCCAGCAGCGCGCCAGGCTGTCGGTCTTGCGCCCATGCACGCCGGCGCCGCAGCGCGGGCAGCGGTGCCCGGTGGCGGCAAGTTCGGCGACGGGGATCAGCCGGTTGCAGACATGGCAGGCGGCTAATCCGGCCTCTTTCGCGGTCAGCGCCATCAATGTTTCTCCAGCGCTTCCCAGACCAGGTGCGGATCGATGGCGGCGAAGGCGGCGGTGAGGACGACGATCAGTGCGCCGAAGGCATAGACCGCCACCCCCGGGACGATGGTCGCCATGCTCGCCAGTTTCACCAGCGACACGAGAATGCCGAGCATGAAGACCTCCATCATGCTCCAGGCCCGCACCCGCGCCATCACCCGCCAGACCGGCGCCAGCAGGCGCGGGCGGCGGCCCAGGCGCAGGGGGGCGAAAACATAGAGCAGGGCGCACAGCTCCACCAGCGGCAGCAGTAGGGTGGTCAGCGCCACCAGCGCCGCGACCAGATAGACCTCTTCCCGGTAGAGCTCGAAAATCCCCGTCGCCAGGGTCATCTGTCGGGTCAGCCCGGCTTTTTCGATGGCGAGAAAAGGGAAGGTGTTGGCGACGATGAAGAGGATCAGGCCGGTGAGGGCGAGGGCCAGGGTGCGGTCGAGGGGATTGCGCTTGTAGCGGTACAAAATCGCCCCGCAACGGGCGCAAAGCGCGACCCCGCCGGGGGGCAGGGGACGGACCTCGTGCAGCAGGTCGCAACAATGGCAGGCAATGCGTTTATCCAAAGGAAACTCCAGCGAAAGTCCGTTGCTTTATACTCTTTCGCTGGGGGGTAGTCAACGGCATGTGGCGGGAGGATGCGGGGTGTCAATGTTCCGGCAGACGTAGGGGCGCAGCATGCTGCGCCCTTACCGCGAAATGATGGGATTTTGGACGTAGGGGCGCATGGCATGCGCCCTGTTCCGTCTGCGTACCCCGTTCCAATCGGGCGCACATCGGTGCGCCCCTACCGTGCGGACGGTGTTTCATCGGGTTCGAATGGTAGGATGCGGTGACGCAGGAACCGCATCAATGGGGCGTGTTTATCACCACAGGGGCACAGAGGACACCGAGAAAGCTCTTTAACAGGGATAAAAAGGATGAAGGGGATAAGGACGTAGGGGCGCAGCATGCTGCGCCCTTACCGCTAATCCCCTTGATTAATCCACCCTGTTTCTTTATTTTAGGATATGCGTCAAAGTTAAAATAAAGCTGAATCTTATTTTAGGTTCGAGGCATTCAGGATGAAGCGAGAACTCCAAGGCAGATACGTGACCATCTCGACGGTGGGGGAGAAGGCCCGGGCCTTTGTGCCGGCGCCGCTGCCGCCGCGTCCGCCCATTGACTGGACGCCGGAGCTGCGCGGCAAGTTCGATCAGGCGCTGCTCGCCCTTGGGCGGCTGGACAGCGTCTCGACCCTGCTGCCGGACACCTCGCTCTTTCTCTACATGTATGTCCGCAAGGAGGCGGTGCTCTCCTCGATGATCGAGGGGACGCAATCGTCCCTGTCCGATCTGCTGCTGTTTGAGTTGGATCAGGTGCCCGGCGTGCCGCTGGATGACGTGCGGGAGGTTAGCAACTATGTCGCCGCCCTTGACCAGGGTCTGCGCCTGCTGAAAGAAGGGCTGCCGCTGTCCCTGCGGCTCTTCCGCGAGATTCATGGCGTACTGCTGACCAAGGGCCGGGGGAGCAACCAGACTCCGGGTGAGTTCCGGCGTAGTCAGAACTGGATCGGCGGCACCCGCCCGGGCAACGCGGCCTTCGTTCCGCCCCCCGCCGAAGAGGTTCCGGA
This genomic stretch from Desulfuromonas acetexigens harbors:
- a CDS encoding paraquat-inducible protein A, which encodes MALTAKEAGLAACHVCNRLIPVAELAATGHRCPRCGAGVHGRKTDSLARCWALVLAAVIFYFPANLLPMTHTGFLGKVQSDTIMSGVLYFFASGSWPIALIIFIASVFVPLLKLLVLAYLLISVQRRSHWRPAERTRLYRMTEIIGRWSMVDIYVVTILVALVKLGALANIEAGPAAPHFALVVVLTMFAAMAFDPRLIWDRMGEETD
- a CDS encoding paraquat-inducible protein A, which translates into the protein MDKRIACHCCDLLHEVRPLPPGGVALCARCGAILYRYKRNPLDRTLALALTGLILFIVANTFPFLAIEKAGLTRQMTLATGIFELYREEVYLVAALVALTTLLLPLVELCALLYVFAPLRLGRRPRLLAPVWRVMARVRAWSMMEVFMLGILVSLVKLASMATIVPGVAVYAFGALIVVLTAAFAAIDPHLVWEALEKH